Proteins encoded together in one Luteimonas fraxinea window:
- a CDS encoding penicillin-binding protein 1A, with the protein MSPAPSSTPKPRPSRFRRLLRWTLVLVLVLGILGAITGGILYAAVASKLPDVEALRDIEMQEPMYVYARDGRLIALFGETRRYPVDIEEVPERLKQAFLATEDARFYEHGGIDYRGVARALWLLATTNDRRVPGGSTITQQVARQFFLSSEYSFTRKFAEMLLARKMEQNLSKDEIFELYLNKSFFGNRAYGVAAAAEFYYGKSLAELDLDEMASLAAIPKFPSSGNPLSNPERAKERRDVYVLARMQELGFISAQEATAARAVDMHASPHERPIEVFAPYVAEMVRLEMVARYGGDVLTRGYHVTTTIDPTMQAAAELAVRSGLTTYDRRHGWVKPADTFELAAGEDAETTARRLRGIAPQGGMLPAVVVRSGEGTADVVLSDGSTVTLDAAASRWTGKSPAALLTRGDLTRVRRIETPAKAPADTAPEALPPPVITWQLEQLPRAQATLVSIEPDDGAVRALIGGFSFAGSNFNRATQSRRQPGSSFKPFIFAASFEKGFNPASIVLDAPVLFRMRRGQDWRPQNSDGRFVGPMRLREALVQSRNLVAVRLLDAIGVDYARRYISHFGFEESQLPPNLSIALGTPSLTPLDVTRGYAVFSNGGFRVTPWFVDEVRDREGTLVFKENAARACRGCGTGGTPGQPSTPGNVVDGFNLGPAAEKREITEAPVEAPKPPEPRADGAAPVMAPRAIDERVAYQMISMMRDVVRRGTGTAARVLEREDVGGKTGSTNDHRDAWFSGFGGNLVTSVWVGRDDNRSLGFREYGGRAALPIWIDFMRVALDGVPEVANEPPEGMVRVAVTAGGRLLPTAAEGGIIEYVKAEDLERMESEIDLQIDDVPAEEAFDIF; encoded by the coding sequence ATGAGCCCAGCCCCTTCGTCGACGCCCAAGCCCCGCCCCTCCCGCTTCCGCCGTCTGCTGCGCTGGACCCTGGTCCTGGTGCTGGTGCTCGGCATCCTCGGCGCGATCACCGGCGGCATCCTCTACGCGGCGGTCGCGTCCAAGCTGCCCGATGTCGAAGCACTGCGCGACATCGAAATGCAGGAGCCGATGTACGTCTATGCACGGGACGGCCGGCTGATCGCGCTGTTCGGCGAAACGCGCCGGTATCCGGTGGACATCGAAGAGGTGCCCGAGCGCCTGAAGCAGGCCTTCCTCGCGACCGAGGACGCGCGTTTCTACGAACACGGCGGCATCGATTACCGCGGTGTCGCGCGCGCACTGTGGTTGCTGGCCACGACCAATGACCGCCGCGTGCCGGGCGGCTCGACGATCACCCAGCAGGTCGCGCGCCAGTTCTTTCTGAGTTCGGAATACAGCTTCACGCGCAAGTTCGCCGAGATGCTGCTCGCGCGGAAGATGGAGCAGAACCTCAGCAAGGACGAGATCTTCGAGCTCTATCTCAACAAGAGCTTCTTCGGCAATCGCGCCTACGGCGTGGCGGCGGCCGCCGAGTTCTACTACGGAAAATCGCTGGCCGAACTCGATCTGGATGAGATGGCGTCGCTGGCAGCGATCCCGAAATTCCCGTCCAGCGGCAATCCGCTCAGCAACCCCGAGCGTGCGAAGGAGCGTCGCGACGTCTACGTGCTCGCGCGCATGCAGGAACTCGGCTTCATCAGCGCGCAGGAAGCCACCGCTGCGCGCGCGGTCGACATGCACGCGAGCCCGCACGAGCGCCCGATCGAAGTCTTCGCGCCGTACGTGGCGGAAATGGTGCGATTGGAGATGGTTGCGCGCTATGGCGGCGACGTGCTGACCCGCGGCTACCACGTCACCACCACGATCGACCCGACGATGCAGGCGGCCGCCGAGCTGGCCGTGCGCAGCGGCCTGACCACCTACGACCGTCGCCACGGCTGGGTGAAGCCGGCGGACACGTTCGAACTGGCAGCCGGCGAAGACGCCGAGACCACCGCGCGCCGTCTGCGCGGCATCGCGCCGCAGGGCGGCATGTTGCCGGCGGTCGTCGTGCGTAGCGGCGAAGGCACGGCCGATGTCGTGTTATCCGACGGCAGCACCGTGACGCTCGATGCCGCTGCCAGCCGCTGGACCGGCAAGAGCCCGGCCGCACTGCTGACGCGCGGCGACCTGACCCGCGTGCGTCGCATCGAAACGCCGGCCAAGGCGCCTGCCGATACCGCGCCCGAGGCTCTGCCGCCGCCGGTCATCACCTGGCAGCTCGAACAGCTGCCGCGCGCACAGGCGACACTGGTCTCGATAGAGCCCGACGATGGCGCGGTGCGCGCACTGATCGGCGGTTTCAGCTTCGCCGGCAGCAACTTCAACCGCGCCACGCAGTCGCGTCGCCAGCCGGGCTCGAGCTTCAAGCCTTTCATTTTCGCCGCCTCGTTCGAGAAGGGCTTCAACCCGGCCTCGATCGTGCTCGACGCCCCAGTGCTGTTCCGCATGCGTCGCGGCCAGGACTGGCGCCCGCAGAACTCCGACGGCAGGTTCGTCGGCCCGATGCGCCTGCGCGAGGCGCTGGTGCAGTCGCGCAACCTCGTGGCCGTGCGCCTGCTCGATGCGATCGGCGTCGACTACGCACGTCGCTATATCAGCCATTTCGGCTTCGAGGAATCGCAGCTGCCGCCGAACCTGTCCATTGCGCTGGGCACGCCGTCGTTGACGCCACTGGATGTGACCCGCGGCTACGCGGTGTTCTCCAACGGCGGCTTCCGCGTGACGCCTTGGTTCGTCGACGAAGTGCGTGACCGTGAAGGCACGCTGGTGTTCAAGGAGAACGCGGCGCGTGCCTGCCGCGGCTGCGGCACCGGCGGTACGCCGGGCCAGCCGTCGACGCCAGGGAATGTGGTCGACGGATTCAATCTGGGCCCGGCCGCCGAGAAGCGCGAGATCACCGAGGCACCGGTCGAAGCCCCGAAGCCGCCCGAGCCGCGCGCCGATGGCGCTGCCCCGGTGATGGCGCCGCGTGCGATCGACGAGCGCGTGGCCTACCAGATGATCTCGATGATGCGCGATGTCGTGCGTCGCGGCACCGGCACCGCAGCGCGCGTGCTCGAACGCGAGGACGTCGGCGGCAAGACCGGTTCTACCAACGATCATCGCGACGCCTGGTTCTCCGGCTTCGGCGGCAACCTCGTGACGTCCGTCTGGGTCGGCCGCGACGACAACCGCTCGCTGGGTTTCCGCGAGTACGGTGGCCGCGCGGCCCTGCCGATCTGGATCGACTTCATGCGCGTCGCACTCGACGGCGTGCCCGAAGTCGCGAACGAGCCGCCGGAAGGCATGGTGCGCGTCGCGGTGACCGCGGGTGGTCGCCTGCTGCCGACGGCGGCCGAGGGCGGCATCATCGAGTACGTCAAGGCCGAAGACCTGGAGCGCATGGAGTCGGAGATCGATCTGCAGATCGACGACGTGCCGGCCGAGGAAGCGTTCGACATCTTCTGA
- a CDS encoding citrate synthase yields MSESNAKLDQVTLDAAGKTVTLPVLHGTLGNPCIDISKLPKETGCFTYDSGFTATASCKSAITYIDGDEGVLLYRGYPIDQLAEKSSFLEVAYLLQAGELPTADEFAKFEHEVTHHTMMHESLKSFLQGFRHDAHPMAMLAASVASMSAFYHDTLDLQDPEQRRLAAIRLIAKVPTLAAAAYRYSIGQPIRYPRNSLNYVDRFLHMMFEVPSEPLELNPVVAKAMDLLFILHADHEQNASTSTVRLVGSTGANPYASVAAGITALWGPAHGGANEAVLKQLAEIGTPDNVEKAILRAKDKNDPFRLMGFGHRVYKNFDPRAKIIREMTHKVLGELGVNDPLLDVAMKLEEAALKDDYFVERKLYPNVDFYSGIIYKALNIPTEMFTVMFAIGRTAGWVAHWLEQQVDPEAKIGRPRQIYTGYDVRDYKGASQR; encoded by the coding sequence GTGTCTGAATCCAACGCCAAGCTCGACCAGGTCACGCTCGATGCCGCCGGCAAAACGGTGACGCTGCCCGTTCTGCACGGCACGCTCGGCAACCCCTGCATCGACATCTCGAAGCTGCCCAAGGAAACCGGCTGCTTCACCTACGACTCCGGCTTCACCGCCACTGCCAGCTGCAAGTCGGCCATCACCTACATCGATGGCGACGAAGGCGTGCTGCTGTACCGCGGTTACCCGATCGACCAGCTGGCCGAGAAGTCGAGCTTCCTCGAAGTCGCGTATCTGCTGCAGGCCGGCGAACTGCCGACCGCCGACGAATTCGCGAAGTTCGAGCACGAAGTCACGCATCACACGATGATGCACGAGTCCCTGAAGAGCTTCCTGCAGGGCTTCCGCCACGATGCGCATCCGATGGCGATGCTCGCCGCGTCGGTCGCGTCGATGTCGGCGTTCTATCACGACACGCTGGATCTGCAGGATCCCGAACAGCGCCGCCTCGCCGCGATCCGCCTGATCGCCAAGGTGCCGACGCTGGCCGCTGCCGCGTACCGCTATTCGATCGGCCAACCGATCCGCTACCCGCGCAACAGCCTGAACTACGTCGACCGCTTCCTGCACATGATGTTCGAAGTGCCGAGTGAGCCGCTGGAGCTCAACCCGGTCGTCGCCAAGGCGATGGACCTGCTCTTCATCCTGCACGCCGATCACGAGCAGAACGCGTCGACCTCGACCGTGCGTCTGGTCGGTTCGACCGGTGCGAACCCGTACGCGTCCGTCGCCGCCGGCATCACCGCACTGTGGGGCCCCGCGCATGGCGGCGCCAACGAAGCGGTGCTCAAGCAGCTGGCCGAGATCGGCACGCCGGACAACGTCGAGAAGGCGATCCTGCGGGCCAAGGACAAGAACGACCCGTTCCGTCTGATGGGCTTCGGCCACCGCGTCTACAAGAACTTCGACCCGCGCGCGAAGATCATCCGCGAGATGACCCACAAGGTCCTCGGCGAGCTGGGCGTCAACGATCCGTTGCTCGACGTCGCGATGAAGCTGGAAGAAGCGGCGCTGAAGGACGACTACTTCGTGGAGCGCAAGCTTTACCCGAACGTCGATTTCTACAGCGGCATCATCTACAAGGCGCTCAACATCCCGACTGAAATGTTCACGGTGATGTTCGCGATCGGTCGCACCGCCGGCTGGGTGGCGCACTGGCTGGAGCAGCAGGTCGATCCGGAAGCCAAGATCGGCCGTCCGCGCCAGATCTACACCGGCTACGACGTGCGTGATTACAAGGGCGCCAGCCAGCGCTGA